One stretch of candidate division TA06 bacterium DNA includes these proteins:
- a CDS encoding HD-GYP domain-containing protein, which produces MTHKNGIVVLPSEHLEAVIKIAAGSLGCSAEFFPLEETSALHPDGQGEVLPLPEFHRKLLIKGQNDMLGPALETAKKLAGEISAKEQEAVSLTQEITERYEQLATLFEMSEKLGMAGDNPSRMAAILDTATTAVSASCGSLMLLEGDCLFINRGEQGINSEVIRSLARRVAERNKPEVDEKSYIVLPLAVSENQSIGALALGPRTEGIYRSGDVKMMVTLTSYAALLLESGRLYEGLETLFFSTIKSMVEAIDAKDPSTRGHSERVRRYSALMAQKMGMPGPDQKMLELAALLHDLGKIGLPDSILNNVKSRLTDEQWHLVKQHPEIGVSILTHVAQLKKILPAIGQHHERYDGSGYPTGIKGQDISLFARIIAVADAYDAMTTQRTYRPTFDSRQALAELRENAGNQFDPMAVELFLQSFSGTDNK; this is translated from the coding sequence ATGACCCATAAAAATGGCATAGTTGTCCTACCTTCGGAACATCTGGAGGCTGTAATCAAAATTGCCGCCGGGAGCCTGGGGTGCAGTGCGGAGTTTTTTCCTTTGGAGGAAACCTCCGCACTGCACCCTGACGGCCAGGGAGAAGTCCTGCCGCTGCCGGAGTTCCACCGGAAACTTCTTATTAAAGGCCAAAATGACATGCTCGGTCCGGCCCTGGAGACCGCGAAAAAACTGGCCGGAGAGATCAGCGCCAAGGAACAGGAGGCGGTTTCCCTGACCCAGGAGATAACCGAGCGCTACGAACAGCTGGCCACCCTTTTCGAGATGAGCGAAAAGCTGGGGATGGCCGGAGACAATCCGTCCCGGATGGCGGCCATCTTAGACACTGCCACCACTGCGGTCTCGGCCAGCTGTGGCAGTCTGATGCTGTTGGAGGGGGACTGCCTCTTCATCAACCGTGGGGAGCAGGGGATCAACAGCGAAGTGATCCGCTCATTGGCCCGCCGGGTGGCGGAACGGAACAAGCCGGAGGTGGACGAAAAAAGTTACATCGTTCTGCCGCTGGCCGTCAGCGAGAATCAGTCCATAGGAGCCCTGGCGCTGGGACCCAGGACCGAAGGGATATACCGCTCCGGGGACGTCAAGATGATGGTGACGCTCACTTCCTACGCCGCTCTGCTGCTGGAGAGCGGACGGCTCTATGAAGGATTGGAGACGCTGTTTTTCTCCACCATCAAAAGCATGGTCGAGGCCATTGACGCCAAGGATCCCAGCACCCGGGGCCATTCCGAGAGGGTCCGCCGTTATTCAGCTCTGATGGCTCAAAAAATGGGGATGCCCGGCCCGGACCAGAAAATGCTGGAGCTGGCCGCCCTGCTTCATGATCTGGGCAAGATCGGCCTTCCCGATTCCATTCTGAACAACGTTAAAAGCCGCCTAACCGACGAGCAGTGGCACCTTGTGAAACAGCATCCCGAGATAGGCGTTTCAATATTGACCCATGTGGCCCAGCTGAAGAAGATCCTGCCGGCCATCGGCCAGCACCACGAGCGCTACGACGGCAGCGGCTACCCTACCGGGATCAAGGGCCAGGACATTTCGCTGTTTGCCCGGATCATAGCCGTGGCCGACGCCTATGACGCCATGACCACCCAGCGCACCTACCGGCCCACCTTCGATTCCCGGCAGGCCCTGGCCGAGCTTCGGGAAAATGCCGGCAACCAGTTCGACCCGATGGCGGTGGAACTTTTTCTGCAGAGTTTTTCCGGCACCGATAACAAATAA
- a CDS encoding GAF domain-containing protein translates to MNENNDINIQSPAVAVNHHPANSPGDAGDLSGLMMPGLLEWLPQSAVLTDRECRIIMHNQKAKGLVAGQGLVWDDLELLPEDLAWIKSTMLGYAQKPGFPAEKKITFKDRLWSLGLVPLYHENVFLGALLAFADQADEVAGQFKKLRDLLIATQDEKTVAEFLLKTLKKSLGFDKGMLAVLERSSSYKILAGQGLEDDVQREEFLPQSAMLEACYKEGRPMAVSGSAENIEQSLGGKLLKVAGARTGSILIVPLLRAQQPLGFLLLHKTGPAFGNGHLTLLTELSEIFVKILDEARMAQKFESENQLRNKLYEIGFAAGSVLQLGSLLSLMIRTIAKELKAEEVSLYFFDEISGQWTGKSMIAPNEGQGFLALIKSSGVKLEHIRLMEMKDVTAQVVARGQPEIIGDLARDSRFTQPSPRTSFKSGLWHPLKIKDKTIGALMALSRQPGYFGVLDQALMEEITPLITFALRSAMLYEEIRREGSRLGSIINSMPEGLLMVDKDFKVIISNDSYEKLWSLGIRVKPGMEFHTAILPLLGEHIRDQKPLLEFLQQCAGNTALRQESVELELNSGSFLKIVSFPVDDADGPGNGLVLLHQDVTVEHQIAETRQEFVGMLSHDMRNPLSAIIATLELSLDGSLGDLNENQHQFLGSAMNDSRRMLEMLNDLLDGYKYEAVELKLEKTQFDITQLISKLVSDFSALAKERQLELFQDTPLSLTVTADEGKLTRVISNLLTNALKFTPKEGRIIVTASDKKQNIQVSVQDTGEGIAPDELEKVFQKFYQVEKRKLGRKTGTGLGLPLCRKLVDAHGGKIWVESQPGKGSKFIFTLPK, encoded by the coding sequence ATGAACGAAAATAACGACATAAATATCCAGTCTCCTGCGGTTGCGGTTAATCATCATCCGGCCAATTCTCCCGGGGATGCCGGAGATCTGTCCGGACTGATGATGCCCGGGCTTTTGGAGTGGCTGCCCCAATCGGCGGTACTGACCGACCGGGAGTGCCGGATCATAATGCACAATCAAAAGGCCAAAGGGCTGGTGGCGGGCCAGGGTCTGGTGTGGGACGACCTGGAACTCCTACCGGAAGATCTGGCCTGGATTAAAAGTACGATGCTGGGTTATGCCCAAAAACCGGGGTTCCCGGCCGAAAAAAAAATCACCTTCAAGGACCGGCTGTGGAGCCTGGGGCTGGTTCCGTTGTATCACGAAAATGTTTTTTTGGGAGCATTGCTGGCCTTTGCTGACCAGGCCGACGAAGTGGCCGGCCAGTTTAAAAAATTGCGGGACCTGCTGATAGCCACCCAGGATGAAAAGACGGTGGCCGAGTTTCTGCTGAAGACCCTGAAAAAGAGTCTGGGGTTTGACAAGGGGATGCTGGCGGTGCTGGAACGAAGCAGCAGTTACAAGATCCTGGCCGGTCAGGGGCTGGAGGACGATGTTCAGAGGGAAGAGTTCCTGCCCCAGAGTGCCATGCTGGAGGCCTGTTATAAGGAAGGCCGGCCCATGGCGGTTTCCGGAAGCGCCGAAAACATAGAACAGTCTTTGGGCGGTAAACTGCTGAAGGTGGCCGGAGCCAGAACCGGTTCCATTCTGATCGTCCCTCTGCTGCGGGCCCAGCAGCCTTTGGGTTTTCTGCTGCTTCATAAAACAGGCCCGGCCTTCGGCAACGGGCACCTGACCCTGCTGACCGAGCTGTCCGAGATCTTCGTCAAGATACTGGACGAAGCCCGGATGGCCCAGAAATTCGAGAGCGAGAACCAGCTCCGCAACAAGCTTTACGAGATAGGATTTGCCGCCGGTTCGGTGCTGCAGCTGGGAAGCCTTTTAAGCCTGATGATCAGGACCATCGCCAAGGAGCTAAAGGCCGAGGAGGTCAGCCTGTATTTCTTTGACGAGATCTCGGGGCAATGGACCGGTAAGTCGATGATCGCTCCCAACGAAGGACAGGGTTTTCTGGCCCTGATCAAAAGCTCCGGGGTCAAACTGGAGCACATCCGGCTGATGGAGATGAAGGATGTCACTGCCCAGGTGGTGGCCCGGGGCCAGCCGGAGATAATCGGAGACCTGGCCCGAGATTCCCGTTTCACCCAGCCCTCGCCCCGGACCTCCTTTAAATCAGGGCTGTGGCACCCCCTTAAGATCAAGGATAAGACCATCGGAGCGCTGATGGCACTCAGCCGGCAACCGGGATATTTTGGTGTCTTGGACCAGGCCCTGATGGAGGAGATAACACCGCTGATCACCTTTGCCCTGCGCAGCGCCATGTTGTACGAGGAGATCCGCCGGGAGGGCAGCAGGCTGGGCTCCATCATCAACTCCATGCCCGAGGGCCTGCTGATGGTGGACAAGGATTTTAAGGTGATAATCAGCAACGACAGCTACGAAAAGCTCTGGAGCCTGGGGATCAGGGTAAAACCGGGGATGGAATTCCACACGGCCATTTTACCGCTGTTGGGAGAGCATATCCGGGACCAGAAACCTTTGCTGGAGTTTCTGCAGCAATGCGCCGGGAACACCGCCCTTCGCCAGGAGTCGGTGGAACTGGAACTCAACAGCGGTTCCTTCCTGAAGATAGTCTCCTTTCCGGTAGATGACGCCGATGGTCCGGGCAACGGTCTGGTATTGCTGCACCAGGATGTGACGGTAGAGCACCAGATCGCCGAAACCCGGCAGGAATTCGTGGGGATGCTATCCCATGACATGCGCAACCCGCTGTCGGCAATCATCGCCACCCTGGAGCTTTCCTTGGACGGCAGCCTGGGCGATCTCAACGAAAACCAGCATCAATTTTTGGGCAGCGCCATGAACGACAGCCGCCGGATGCTGGAGATGCTCAACGATCTGCTGGACGGCTACAAATATGAGGCGGTGGAGTTGAAGCTGGAGAAGACACAGTTTGACATCACTCAACTGATATCCAAACTGGTCTCCGACTTTTCCGCCCTGGCCAAGGAACGCCAGCTGGAGCTGTTCCAGGACACTCCCTTAAGCCTGACGGTGACGGCGGACGAGGGCAAGCTGACCAGGGTGATATCCAACCTGCTGACCAATGCCCTAAAGTTCACCCCTAAGGAGGGGAGGATAATAGTAACGGCCTCCGACAAAAAGCAGAACATCCAGGTCTCGGTCCAGGACACCGGGGAAGGCATTGCGCCGGATGAACTGGAAAAAGTATTTCAAAAATTTTACCAGGTGGAAAAACGCAAACTGGGCCGTAAAACCGGGACCGGCCTGGGCCTGCCCCTTTGCCGTAAGTTAGTGGACGCCCACGGCGGCAAGATCTGGGTAGAAAGCCAGCCGGGCAAGGGCAGCAAGTTCATCTTCACCCTTCCCAAGTAA
- a CDS encoding response regulator yields the protein MTKKIMVIDDEPYIARVIKFKLEQEGYTVFSANDGLTGLEKIRQEKPDLVLLDVMMPGLTGYEVCQKIKSDPQLSGIPVVILTAKGQEKDREEGLSVGASDYITKPFSSNRLLELVRNMVGENT from the coding sequence ATGACCAAAAAAATCATGGTGATCGATGACGAGCCCTACATTGCACGGGTCATCAAGTTCAAGCTGGAGCAGGAAGGCTACACCGTGTTCTCGGCCAATGACGGTCTGACCGGGCTGGAGAAGATCAGGCAGGAAAAGCCGGACCTGGTGCTTTTAGACGTGATGATGCCGGGGCTGACCGGGTACGAGGTCTGCCAGAAGATCAAGTCCGATCCCCAGCTGTCAGGCATTCCGGTGGTCATATTGACCGCCAAGGGCCAGGAGAAGGACCGGGAAGAGGGTTTAAGCGTGGGAGCCAGCGATTACATCACCAAGCCATTTTCGTCCAACCGCCTGCTGGAACTGGTGCGCAATATGGTGGGAGAGAACACCTAA
- a CDS encoding PAS domain S-box protein: MLSWLWLLAIPFLAGIFLASQALVLKIAGAGGMLLLFGWGAWLYFNLSRQQSQSEKSLEELAQLKDDAGRQKNQSQELARQREKAEESRKDLERRLQELRTVWDSLPAGMLMISNPENKVLSVNPEAERISGYRAVELVGRSWEQTLTGQQNQTQEHPRIQASKGRVLTELDQDKIILKDGTELEVQSRIWNLPGGRQTGWMFQPKNQAMDYNKLREEFITNISHELRTPLTVIKGYAEILYEDAKSSGHEQADLMKVIVDEGDRLAGLLDSIINFRQASSGMLGLRQEKVDIIALLNTVIHDLEPKSAKKEIKIIKKVPQTLAPSRGDFNALRFAFSNILDNAVKFNTKGGSVTVETGGWRLEDGMWKMQVHISDTGSGIAPEVMPHIFEKFYRTDQKVHTIQGTGIGLSLTKEILETHGGNIAVESTVGKGTKVTVSLPMSE, encoded by the coding sequence ATGTTATCCTGGCTTTGGCTATTAGCCATACCCTTTCTGGCCGGAATATTCCTGGCCTCCCAGGCTTTGGTGCTGAAGATCGCCGGCGCCGGGGGGATGCTGTTGCTGTTCGGTTGGGGAGCCTGGCTTTATTTCAACCTGTCCCGCCAACAGTCCCAGTCCGAAAAGTCGTTGGAAGAACTGGCCCAGCTGAAGGACGACGCCGGGCGCCAGAAAAATCAGAGCCAGGAGCTGGCCCGCCAGCGGGAAAAAGCAGAAGAATCCCGGAAAGACCTGGAGCGCCGGCTTCAGGAGCTCCGGACCGTCTGGGACAGCCTGCCGGCCGGAATGCTGATGATCAGCAACCCCGAGAACAAAGTGCTTTCCGTAAATCCAGAAGCCGAGCGGATCAGCGGTTACCGGGCCGTGGAACTGGTAGGACGAAGCTGGGAGCAAACCTTGACCGGCCAGCAAAACCAGACCCAGGAACATCCCCGGATCCAAGCATCAAAGGGCAGGGTTCTGACCGAACTGGACCAGGATAAAATAATTTTGAAGGACGGAACCGAACTGGAAGTACAGTCCCGGATCTGGAACCTGCCGGGCGGGCGGCAGACCGGCTGGATGTTCCAGCCCAAAAACCAGGCCATGGACTACAACAAGCTGCGGGAGGAGTTCATCACCAACATCTCCCACGAGCTGCGGACGCCGCTGACGGTGATCAAGGGATATGCCGAGATCCTTTACGAAGACGCCAAATCATCAGGCCACGAACAGGCAGACCTGATGAAGGTGATAGTGGACGAGGGCGACCGGCTGGCCGGACTGCTGGATTCAATCATAAATTTCCGGCAGGCCAGTTCCGGGATGCTGGGCCTGCGCCAGGAGAAGGTGGACATCATCGCCCTGCTGAACACAGTGATCCACGATCTGGAGCCCAAGTCCGCCAAGAAGGAGATAAAAATAATCAAAAAGGTGCCGCAGACACTGGCTCCTTCGCGGGGGGATTTCAACGCCCTGCGTTTTGCCTTCAGCAACATCCTGGACAACGCCGTCAAATTCAACACCAAGGGCGGCAGCGTCACGGTGGAGACCGGGGGCTGGCGGCTGGAGGACGGGATGTGGAAGATGCAGGTCCACATCAGCGACACCGGATCCGGCATCGCCCCCGAGGTGATGCCCCACATCTTCGAGAAATTCTACCGCACCGACCAGAAGGTGCACACCATCCAGGGAACGGGGATCGGACTTTCCCTGACCAAGGAGATCCTGGAGACCCACGGCGGCAACATCGCGGTGGAGAGCACGGTGGGCAAGGGGACCAAGGTCACGGTCAGTTTGCCGATGTCGGAGTGA